From one Calditrichota bacterium genomic stretch:
- a CDS encoding extracellular solute-binding protein yields MLYGRAWPAETVVLRVANWGGAEEVKSEQAIADEFARRHPGVEVRVESIPASNYKEKVLSAIAAGSPPDVFLLDSVIMPTFINRGLLLDLMPFARAKGIDLSIYFPNVLKIGMRDSALYAFPKDFNPIAMYYNRRMFDEAGLPYPQRGWTWEDYLGLAKQLTKDVDGDGRTDQFGTAFSTYLFYWQPFVWMNNGDILSPDGSKATGYLNSPATEEAVQFLIDLRVKHQVAPHAQYAAAESGGITRLFFTGRIGMVVSGHWLLTTIQEYMRRGELEVGVAPLPTPTGGKHVTVMYEAGWCVPKGTPHPELAMELAAFLGGKWAGMQRIESLIAIPAIVEVAQKQAELDPFGLEQVFLDEVPYCRQPWGTVVEQFRRVEELVKDAVDLVLYRGWDLHAMFTDAARKIDQEFAEARETPVVAAKPGSERGFVLRFLFIVGLVSLSAGLANLVLARHRERRVTAEGYAFLLPSFAHLLVFVLAPLLFSLYLSVHRWDVIMPTKPFVGLDNYRSIFTDRLFLNALKNTALYTLQVPVAMTISLAVAMMMNQRIKGVNLLRTLYFLPSVSSFVAIAMVWQWLYEPQFGLINYLLRLLGLGTWSGLSSPNTALVSLMVMTIWMQIGYQMVIFLAGLQGIPDFLYEAAIIDGANAWQRFRRVTLPLLKPTTFFILVTAIIGSFQVFTSVWVMTQGGPARATDVVVYHIYQNAWEYLRMGRASAMAWVLFSIILVITLIQFRLIGRRVEYS; encoded by the coding sequence ATGCTTTACGGTAGAGCGTGGCCGGCGGAGACCGTGGTGTTGCGGGTGGCTAACTGGGGTGGTGCCGAGGAGGTGAAGAGCGAGCAAGCCATCGCCGACGAGTTTGCGCGTCGGCATCCTGGGGTGGAGGTCCGCGTTGAATCCATTCCCGCTTCTAACTACAAGGAGAAAGTGCTGTCGGCCATCGCCGCCGGCTCGCCGCCCGATGTGTTCCTCCTCGACTCGGTCATCATGCCCACGTTCATCAACCGCGGACTGCTCTTAGACCTCATGCCCTTTGCCCGGGCCAAGGGCATCGACCTGTCGATCTACTTTCCCAATGTGCTCAAAATCGGCATGCGCGACAGCGCGCTGTACGCCTTCCCCAAGGACTTTAATCCTATCGCGATGTACTACAATCGCCGGATGTTTGACGAGGCTGGTTTGCCCTATCCCCAGCGGGGCTGGACGTGGGAGGACTATCTGGGTCTGGCAAAGCAGCTCACCAAGGATGTGGACGGAGACGGTCGGACTGACCAGTTCGGCACCGCCTTTTCCACCTACCTCTTCTACTGGCAGCCATTCGTGTGGATGAACAACGGCGACATTCTCAGCCCAGATGGTAGCAAAGCCACGGGCTACTTGAACTCGCCGGCTACTGAGGAGGCGGTTCAGTTTCTCATTGACCTGCGGGTGAAACACCAGGTCGCCCCGCACGCGCAGTACGCCGCAGCCGAGAGTGGCGGCATCACCCGGCTCTTCTTCACCGGGCGGATCGGCATGGTGGTGAGCGGGCACTGGCTACTGACCACCATCCAGGAGTACATGAGGCGCGGCGAGCTGGAAGTGGGTGTGGCGCCGCTGCCCACACCTACCGGCGGCAAGCACGTCACCGTCATGTACGAGGCAGGATGGTGCGTGCCGAAAGGGACGCCGCACCCGGAGCTGGCCATGGAGTTGGCAGCCTTTTTGGGTGGCAAGTGGGCTGGCATGCAGCGCATCGAGTCGCTGATCGCTATCCCGGCCATCGTCGAAGTGGCCCAGAAACAGGCAGAGCTCGACCCCTTCGGCTTGGAGCAAGTGTTTCTGGACGAGGTGCCTTACTGCCGGCAACCGTGGGGAACGGTGGTGGAGCAGTTCCGCCGCGTGGAAGAGCTGGTGAAAGACGCCGTGGACCTTGTGCTCTATCGCGGTTGGGACCTGCACGCGATGTTCACCGACGCAGCGCGCAAGATCGACCAGGAGTTCGCCGAGGCGCGCGAAACGCCGGTGGTGGCCGCCAAGCCAGGTTCTGAGCGCGGATTCGTGTTGCGCTTCTTGTTCATCGTGGGGCTGGTTTCCCTTAGCGCAGGTTTGGCGAATCTTGTCCTGGCCCGCCACAGGGAGCGCCGTGTGACCGCAGAGGGCTATGCCTTCTTGCTGCCGTCGTTTGCGCATCTGCTGGTGTTCGTGCTGGCTCCGCTGCTCTTCTCCCTCTACCTGAGCGTGCACCGCTGGGACGTGATCATGCCCACCAAGCCTTTCGTGGGCCTGGACAACTACAGGTCGATCTTCACGGACCGACTCTTCCTGAACGCGCTCAAAAACACGGCGCTCTACACTCTGCAAGTGCCGGTAGCGATGACCATCTCCTTGGCGGTGGCGATGATGATGAATCAGCGCATCAAAGGGGTGAACCTGCTGCGGACTCTGTACTTCTTGCCAAGCGTATCCTCTTTTGTGGCCATCGCCATGGTGTGGCAGTGGCTCTACGAGCCGCAGTTCGGGCTCATCAACTACCTGTTGCGGCTGTTGGGCCTCGGCACCTGGAGTGGCCTGAGCAGCCCGAACACCGCCCTCGTGTCCCTGATGGTCATGACCATCTGGATGCAGATTGGCTACCAGATGGTGATTTTTCTGGCCGGGCTGCAGGGCATACCGGACTTTCTCTACGAGGCGGCCATCATCGATGGGGCCAACGCCTGGCAGCGCTTCCGTCGCGTGACCTTACCTTTGCTCAAACCAACCACGTTCTTCATCCTGGTGACGGCGATCATCGGCTCATTTCAGGTCTTCACCTCCGTGTGGGTGATGACCCAGGGCGGGCCGGCTCGCGCCACCGATGTCGTGGTCTATCACATCTACCAAAATGCGTGGGAATACCTGCGCATGGGGAGAGCCTCAGCGATGGCCTGGGTGCTGTTTTCCATCATCTTGGTCATCACGCTCATTCAGTTCCGCCTCATCGGCAGGCGGGTGGAGTACAGCTAA
- a CDS encoding ATP-binding cassette domain-containing protein, translated as MIEVVDVSLSYPGQDGGGCLALDRVSLVIDEGQSLGLMGANGSGKTTLARCLNALLVPTVGKVLVDGLDTRDPANHLAIRQKVGMVFQNPDNQIVSATVEREIAFGLENLGIPYEEMHARVEEALQRFDLAGYRQHPPHLLSGGEKQRLALAAVMAMRPKYLVLDEPTSLLDPQGREAIVAMIQSLHREQKSAANCKVSTLLISQYPEELLGVDRLLVMDRGRIVMDGPPAQVFREVETLHGLGLEAPVEFELQRLFARHGLEWSV; from the coding sequence TTGATCGAAGTCGTCGACGTCAGCCTTTCTTACCCCGGACAAGATGGCGGCGGCTGTCTTGCCCTGGACCGCGTCTCGTTGGTCATCGACGAGGGCCAATCCCTTGGCCTCATGGGTGCCAACGGTTCGGGCAAAACCACCTTGGCCCGCTGTCTCAACGCTCTCCTGGTGCCCACGGTTGGCAAGGTGCTTGTGGATGGCCTGGACACCAGGGACCCTGCCAATCACCTGGCCATTCGCCAAAAGGTGGGAATGGTCTTCCAGAATCCGGACAACCAGATCGTCTCGGCCACGGTGGAGCGAGAGATTGCCTTTGGCCTCGAAAACCTCGGCATCCCCTACGAGGAAATGCACGCACGAGTGGAAGAGGCGCTGCAGCGGTTCGACCTGGCAGGCTACCGCCAGCACCCGCCGCATCTGCTTTCCGGCGGCGAAAAGCAGCGCCTCGCCTTGGCAGCGGTGATGGCCATGCGTCCCAAGTACCTGGTCTTAGATGAGCCCACTTCGCTTCTCGATCCGCAGGGCCGCGAGGCCATCGTTGCCATGATCCAGAGTTTGCACCGCGAGCAAAAGTCCGCCGCAAATTGCAAGGTCTCTACGCTGCTCATCAGCCAGTATCCTGAGGAGCTTTTGGGCGTGGACCGCCTGCTCGTCATGGATCGCGGGCGCATTGTCATGGACGGGCCGCCGGCACAGGTGTTTCGCGAAGTGGAAACCCTGCACGGTCTCGGCCTGGAAGCCCCGGTAGAGTTCGAATTGCAGCGGCTTTTTGCGCGCCACGGGTTGGAGTGGTCTGTCTGA
- a CDS encoding ACT domain-containing protein — MLKIKEVFVVVENRPGTVGQLCQELARRKINIEAIGVFGDVAKLWVSNTQKALKTLSALGYEVEEREVLAAELENQPGALAKLALALGEAGVNIEYCYGTMSPGQERGVVILDVSDINRALEVMGK; from the coding sequence ATGCTGAAGATCAAGGAAGTATTCGTGGTGGTGGAGAACCGCCCTGGAACTGTGGGCCAGTTGTGCCAGGAGCTCGCGCGGCGCAAGATCAACATCGAAGCCATCGGCGTGTTCGGCGATGTGGCCAAGCTGTGGGTCTCCAACACGCAAAAGGCCCTGAAGACCCTCAGCGCGCTTGGCTACGAGGTGGAGGAGCGGGAGGTGTTGGCCGCCGAGCTGGAAAACCAGCCGGGCGCCCTGGCAAAGCTTGCCCTCGCCTTGGGCGAAGCCGGGGTCAACATCGAGTACTGCTACGGCACCATGAGCCCAGGGCAAGAACGAGGCGTGGTGATCTTGGATGTCTCGGATATCAACCGGGCTCTGGAAGTGATGGGAAAGTAG
- a CDS encoding amidase, whose protein sequence is MGRTASKIDAPSAGISRRRFVGYSALGSFLGLFFGGAWSRLQEARRLRVEKEMVKGAEAVAGLEFTEPERDLLMDGVNENLAAFEKLRAIPLDNSVPPALQFNPIPPGLTIAVKKIRNRRSRVQLPPLPSRLEAVAFWPVTYLGELLRTRKVSSRELTQMYLDRLRRYDPHLKCVVTLTEERAMEQARRADEELAAGKRRGPLHGLPWGAKDLLATRGYKTTWGSVPFKDQVLDYDATVVQRLDQAGAVLVAKLSLGELAWGDVWYGGQTRNPWNVEQGSSGSSAGPASATAAGLVAFSIGSETYGSIVSPCTRCGVTGLRPTFGRVSRFGAMALSWSMDKLGPISRSVEDCALVFEAICGPDGKDLTVVDVPFAWDPRADLRKIRVGFVQSAFEDPRRDQEASLRDTAVLHTLRSLGVDLVPIALPDLPVDALQFILNAEAAAAFDELTRSNRDDLMVRQVKNAWPNVFRHSRLIPAVEYIQANRVRTLLMQEMAKVMAQVDVYVVPTFGGNNLLLTNLTGHPCVVVPNGFTEKGTPTSITFVGKLFGEADLLRVAKAYQDATDFHLRHPALPD, encoded by the coding sequence ATGGGGAGGACGGCCTCGAAGATCGACGCTCCCTCGGCGGGAATCAGCAGGCGGAGGTTCGTGGGATACTCAGCGCTTGGCTCCTTTCTTGGATTGTTTTTCGGGGGCGCATGGTCCCGGCTACAAGAAGCGCGCAGACTGCGGGTGGAGAAGGAGATGGTGAAGGGGGCCGAAGCGGTCGCTGGGCTGGAGTTCACCGAACCAGAGCGCGATCTGCTCATGGACGGCGTCAATGAGAACCTCGCTGCCTTCGAAAAGCTGCGCGCCATCCCCCTGGACAACAGCGTACCTCCGGCGTTGCAGTTCAACCCAATCCCGCCAGGCCTGACCATTGCGGTCAAAAAGATCAGGAACCGGCGCAGTCGTGTGCAACTTCCGCCGTTACCCTCTCGGCTGGAAGCTGTGGCTTTTTGGCCGGTGACGTACCTCGGCGAATTGTTGCGCACCCGCAAGGTGAGCTCGCGGGAGCTCACCCAGATGTATCTGGACCGCCTGCGCCGCTATGACCCCCACTTGAAGTGTGTGGTGACGCTGACCGAGGAACGCGCCATGGAGCAGGCAAGGCGCGCGGACGAGGAGTTGGCCGCAGGCAAGCGGCGTGGCCCGTTGCACGGGCTGCCATGGGGCGCAAAGGATCTGTTGGCGACGCGCGGCTACAAAACCACTTGGGGCAGCGTCCCGTTCAAAGATCAAGTGCTCGACTATGACGCCACCGTGGTGCAGCGTCTGGACCAGGCGGGTGCTGTTCTGGTCGCCAAACTCAGCTTGGGGGAGCTGGCCTGGGGCGACGTGTGGTATGGCGGCCAGACGCGCAACCCGTGGAACGTAGAACAGGGCTCCAGCGGCTCCTCTGCGGGACCGGCATCAGCTACTGCGGCTGGCCTGGTGGCCTTCTCTATTGGCAGCGAGACCTACGGTTCGATTGTCTCACCCTGTACGCGCTGCGGGGTGACCGGCCTGCGCCCGACCTTCGGCAGAGTGAGCCGTTTCGGCGCCATGGCCCTCAGTTGGAGCATGGACAAGCTCGGTCCCATCAGCCGGTCTGTGGAGGATTGCGCCTTGGTGTTCGAGGCCATCTGCGGGCCGGATGGCAAGGACCTCACCGTAGTGGACGTGCCGTTTGCATGGGACCCCCGTGCTGACCTGCGGAAGATCCGCGTGGGTTTTGTGCAGAGCGCCTTCGAGGACCCGCGGCGCGACCAGGAAGCCTCGTTGCGCGACACCGCAGTCTTGCACACGCTCCGTTCTCTGGGCGTCGACTTGGTGCCCATCGCGCTGCCTGATTTGCCCGTGGATGCCCTGCAGTTCATCCTCAATGCCGAGGCGGCAGCCGCCTTCGACGAATTGACACGCAGCAACCGCGACGACCTGATGGTGCGCCAGGTCAAGAACGCCTGGCCGAACGTGTTCAGGCATTCCCGGCTCATCCCTGCGGTGGAGTACATTCAGGCCAATCGCGTGCGGACGCTGCTCATGCAGGAGATGGCCAAGGTCATGGCTCAGGTCGATGTCTACGTGGTGCCAACCTTTGGCGGCAACAACCTTCTCCTCACCAATCTCACGGGTCATCCTTGCGTGGTAGTGCCAAACGGCTTTACCGAAAAAGGCACACCGACGAGCATCACTTTCGTAGGAAAACTGTTCGGCGAGGCGGATTTGTTGAGGGTGGCCAAGGCATATCAGGACGCCACTGACTTTCATCTGCGGCACCCAGCTTTGCCCGATTGA
- a CDS encoding carbohydrate ABC transporter permease encodes MKATRAQRAAKVLGRVLIYAALLGLALSMLVPFIWMVMTSFMNELEVSQYPPKLWPSRFLWSNYREALTLLPFGRFFLNSIIMSVGAVVLQLLVCSMAAFAFARLHFRGRDRLFGLYIATMMIPVIVTIIPAFLIVDAFGWVNTYQGLILYFASSVWGIFLLRQFFLTLPRDLEDAARIDGASTFHIYWRIALPLSKPALATLGIFSFMAVWRDFLWSLIVTTQMDMRPVEVGIAFFHNMHVTKWPYQMAAAVCVMLPIVGIFFVAQRYFVRGITLTGLKG; translated from the coding sequence ATGAAAGCGACACGTGCGCAAAGAGCAGCAAAGGTGCTGGGGCGCGTGCTCATCTACGCGGCGCTCCTGGGCTTGGCCCTGTCCATGCTCGTCCCCTTCATCTGGATGGTGATGACCTCCTTCATGAACGAGCTCGAAGTGAGCCAGTATCCGCCCAAGCTATGGCCGAGCAGGTTTCTGTGGTCCAACTACCGCGAGGCATTGACGTTGTTGCCGTTCGGGCGGTTTTTCTTGAATTCTATCATCATGAGCGTCGGCGCCGTGGTGCTGCAACTGCTGGTGTGCTCCATGGCGGCATTTGCCTTTGCGCGGCTACACTTCCGCGGGCGGGATCGCCTTTTTGGCCTGTACATCGCCACGATGATGATCCCGGTGATCGTGACGATAATCCCCGCTTTTCTCATTGTGGATGCCTTTGGCTGGGTGAATACCTACCAGGGACTCATTCTCTACTTTGCCAGCAGCGTGTGGGGCATATTCTTGCTGCGCCAGTTCTTCTTGACGCTGCCCAGGGATCTGGAGGATGCGGCGCGCATTGATGGCGCCTCCACATTTCACATTTACTGGCGCATTGCCCTCCCCTTGTCAAAACCGGCGCTGGCCACGTTGGGCATCTTCTCGTTTATGGCCGTGTGGCGCGACTTTCTCTGGTCATTGATCGTCACCACGCAGATGGATATGCGGCCGGTGGAGGTGGGTATCGCCTTCTTCCACAACATGCACGTCACCAAATGGCCGTACCAGATGGCGGCGGCCGTGTGCGTAATGTTGCCGATTGTCGGCATCTTTTTCGTCGCGCAGCGCTACTTCGTGAGGGGCATTACGCTCACCGGCTTGAAGGGGTAG
- a CDS encoding N-acetyltransferase: MEIRHVRSWREERAFVALPYRLYKGDPYWVPPLRSEQRKQLRPTTNPMLLHCDCALFLAWDGGQPVGRIAAFVDRHANDYWGTSIGFFGSYECVDDDQVAAALLGAAQGWLQARGMTAMRGPISFESQNWGFIVEGFDYPPTIMSPYNPPFYNRQMEAFGLRKVKDLEVYRGDASGGYVLPERFVRHLQHIQERHQVRVRTIDMKRLNSEVRTIVDLANRSLAHNWGYAPVTDAEAAEMARSLKLILDPKVVFIAEAAGQPIGFSIAFPDVNELLRGLNGRLFPFGIFKLLFGLKKVNSYRMWALGIVPEFHRRGIDTLLYVKTYEALQPRGARLEANYVLEDNFAMKDAILKLGLQLVRRYRVYEMPLTASS, translated from the coding sequence ATGGAAATCAGGCATGTCCGGTCCTGGCGGGAGGAGAGGGCCTTTGTGGCTCTGCCCTACCGCTTGTACAAGGGAGATCCTTACTGGGTGCCACCATTGCGCAGCGAACAGCGTAAACAGCTCCGGCCGACGACCAACCCGATGCTGCTGCATTGCGATTGTGCGCTGTTTTTGGCCTGGGACGGCGGCCAGCCCGTGGGGCGTATCGCCGCCTTTGTGGATCGCCATGCCAACGACTACTGGGGCACCTCTATCGGCTTCTTCGGCTCCTACGAGTGCGTTGACGATGACCAGGTCGCCGCTGCCCTGCTGGGCGCTGCCCAGGGGTGGCTACAGGCGCGGGGCATGACTGCCATGCGCGGGCCGATAAGCTTCGAGTCACAGAACTGGGGCTTTATCGTCGAGGGCTTTGACTACCCGCCCACGATAATGTCGCCGTACAATCCGCCGTTCTACAACCGCCAGATGGAGGCCTTCGGCTTGCGCAAGGTGAAGGACCTGGAGGTATATCGAGGCGATGCCTCGGGCGGGTATGTGCTGCCAGAGCGCTTTGTCCGCCACCTACAGCACATTCAGGAGCGCCATCAGGTGCGAGTGCGGACAATAGACATGAAACGGCTGAACAGCGAAGTGAGGACGATCGTCGACCTTGCCAATCGCTCTCTTGCTCACAATTGGGGCTATGCCCCGGTGACCGACGCGGAGGCAGCCGAGATGGCGCGTAGCCTCAAACTTATCCTTGATCCGAAGGTGGTCTTTATCGCAGAAGCGGCTGGGCAACCAATCGGTTTTTCCATTGCCTTCCCGGACGTGAACGAGCTGCTGCGCGGCCTCAATGGGCGACTTTTCCCGTTCGGGATTTTCAAGCTGCTGTTTGGGCTAAAAAAGGTGAACAGCTATCGCATGTGGGCACTGGGCATCGTTCCTGAATTTCACCGTCGGGGGATCGACACCCTGCTGTACGTCAAGACCTACGAGGCGCTGCAGCCGCGGGGCGCACGTTTAGAGGCCAACTACGTGCTCGAGGACAACTTTGCGATGAAGGATGCCATCCTCAAGCTCGGCCTGCAGTTGGTAAGGCGGTACAGGGTCTACGAGATGCCACTTACAGCTTCTTCCTGA